A region from the Equus asinus isolate D_3611 breed Donkey chromosome 3, EquAss-T2T_v2, whole genome shotgun sequence genome encodes:
- the PIGG gene encoding GPI ethanolamine phosphate transferase 2 isoform X17 — protein sequence MSDGEPGFEQFKISERLHGNWIRLYLEENNSEVLFNLGTKVRRQYLDALKTLSLSLSRQVAQYDVYSMVVGTVVVLEVLTLLLLSIPQALSSKAELEVPLLSPVFSLLFYLTFLVLSAVHVIVCTSTESSCYLCSLSWLTAGGVMVLVSALLCAVVSALTKVLVRGKLLSKNAAHSNSRWSELDLLILLGTLGHVLSLGASSFIEEEHQTWYFLVSTLCLALCHDIYRNYLPGDDCEPQRCLHVEGGFDGATPALQDKNTSSAVLELNRGCKSPSSLGTLRGYEKWMVLASPWVILTCCRLLRSLNQTGVQWAHRPDLGHWLTSSDHKAALSVLAALSLAVIFALIQRRCSPASKVAMALGLLGVYCYRAAIGNVLFPWQQDNKDISKGILEARFVYVFVLGILFTGTKDLLKSQVVAAGFTVKTVGLWELYSGFVLLAALLLRPHNLPVLVLSLLIQTLMAKFVWKPLRHDVAEVTVMHYWFGQAFFYFQGNSNNIATVDISAGFVGLDTYVEIPAIFLTAFATYTGPVLWASHLVSFLSSEASSSSALSHAGFCYALIGSFPVSAYIILVTSLRYHLFIWSVFSPKLLYEGMHLLITAAVCVFFTAMDQTNTKS from the exons AGCCTGGATTTGAGCAGTTTAAAATCTCAGAGAGGTTGCATGGGAACTGGATCAGACTGTACTTGGAGGAAAATAACTCAGAAGTCCTTTTCAACCTGGGAACCAAGGTGCGCAGGCAGTACTTGGATGCCCTGAAGACGCTAAGCCTGTCCCTGAGCAGACAAGTGGCTCAGTACGATGTCTACTCGATGGTGGTGGGGACTGTCGTGGTTTTGGAG GTTCTCACCCTGCTCCTGCTCAGCATCCCGCAGGCACTGAGCAGCAAGGCTGAACTGGAAGTTCCTCTCTTGTCACCTGTGTTTTCTCTGCTCTTTTATTTGACGTTCCTGGTTCTTTCAGCCGTTCACGTCATCGTGTGCACCTCAACCGAGAGTTCGTGCTATCTCTGCAGCCTCTCGTGGCTGACAGCAGGCGGAGTGATGGTGCTGGTTTCTGCACTGCTCTGCGCAGTTGTGTCTGCTCTCACCAAGGTGCTTGTCAGGGGAAAGCTTCTGAGTAAG AATGCAGCTCATTCCAACTCAAGGTGGTCAGAGTTAGATCTCCTTATCTTGTTAGGGACCCTGGGCCACGTCTTGAGTCTGGGAGCAAGCAGCTTCATTGAAGAGGAGCACCAGACCTGGTACTTCCTTGTTAGCACCCTGTGTCTAGCTCTGTGTCACGACATCTACAGAAACTACCTCCCGGGAGATGACTGTGAGCCACAGCGCTGCCTCCACGTGGAGGGAGGATTTGATGGTGCCACACCAGCTTTGCAGGACAAGAACACCAGCAGTGCCGTACTGGAGCTCAACAGAGGATGCAAGAGCCCCTCTTCCCTGGGCACACTCAGAGGCTATGAGAAGTGGATGGTGCTGGCAAGCCCATGGGTCATACTCACCTGCTGCCGACTGCTGCGATCACTAAACCAAACAGGTGTGCAGTGGGCCCACCGGCCTGACCTGGGGCACTGGCTCACCAG CTCTGATCATAAGGCTGCACTCTCTGTTCTGGCTGCCCTCTCCCTCGCTGTCATTTTTGCATTGATTCAGAGGAGGTGCTCCCCAGCATCCAAAGTGGCCATGGCGCTTGGCCTGCTGGGCGTCTATTGCTACAGGGCGGCCATTGGAAATGTGCTGTTTCCCTGGCAGCAAGACAACAAAGACATTTCAAA ggGTATTCTTGAAGCCCGTTTTGTTTATGTCTTTGTCCTCGGCATTCTGTTCACGGGCACCAAAGACTTGCTTAAATCTCAAGTCGTTGCTGCAGGCTTCACAGTCAAGACTGTCGGTCTGTGGGAGCTGTACAGTGGATTTGTGCTCCTGGCAGCATTGCTCCTTAGACCACACAACCTCCCTGTCTTAGTGCTGAGCCTCTTGATTCAGACTCTGATGGCGAAGTTCGTCTGGAAGCCCCTGAGGCATGATGTGGCCGAGGTCACTGTGATGCATTACTGGTTTGGCCAAGCGTTCTTCTATTTTCAG GGAAACTCCAACAACATCGCCACAGTGGACATCTCGGCGGGCTTCGTGGGCCTGGACACCTACGTGGAGATCCCAGCCATATTCCTGACAGCATTTGCAACGTACACGGGGCCTGTGCTGTGGGCCAGCCACTTGGTGAGCTTCCTGAGCTCAGAGGCCAGCAG CAGTTCAGCACTGAGTCATGCCGGCTTCTGCTACGCGCTGATCggttcttttccagtttctgcaTATATCATTTTGGTGACATCCCTGCGgtatcatttatttatatggaGTGTTTTTTCTCCAAAACTTCTCTATGAGGGAATGCATCTGCTCATCACGGCTGCTGTTTGCGTGTTCTTTACAGCCATGGACCAGACCAACACCAAGTCTTAG